In Fimbriimonadaceae bacterium, the genomic window GCAGATGATCTTGCTCTCGATCGGAATCTCCTCTTCGGTGAGCCGGGCGGGATAGCCCCGGCCGTCGAGGCGTTCGTGGTGGTGGCGAATCCACGGAACCATCGGTTGGAACTGCGGGACCTGGGCGAGAATTTCCGCGCCGAATTCGGAGTGCCGCTTCACGTGGTCGAACTCGGTGTCGGTCAGCCGCCGCGGAAGATCCAGAATCTGTTCGTTCACCGCGATCTTGCCGATGTCGTGGAGGACTGCGGCCTCGCGCACCATTCGGGCGCGAGTGGTGGACAGCCCAAGTCTCAAGGCGACGTCCTCCGCCATCTCGGCCACCCGTTCGAGGTGCCCGTGGGTGTACGGGTGCGCCCGTTGAAGCATGAGGGTCAGAGCCGTGATCGTCTCGTAGTAGTGGCTGTACAAGCGCGATCGCATGGCAAACGCGGTGCGGAGCGCCCATACCGGCACCAGCGTGAGGGCCGCATAGAAGCCCAGGTTCATCGCGGCCAAGACCGTCACGGTCACGGCGAACAGCGCATAGAGGACGAGGCTCTGCACGGCCGTTCTGGCGTCCGACCAGAGCGCGTCGAAACGGCGCCGCGGATGGACGGCCCGGTCGGCGACGGTGACGAGGAGGAAGTTGGCCAGGACGTAGACGCACGCGAATCCCGCCGCCGCGAGGGCGACTTGGGCATCCGTGACGGCTCCGGCCCTCAGCTCCTCGAAAGCGAGTCCCGCCAAGGTGCAGGAGAGCGCGGCGACCGAAGCATTGAAGGAGATCCAAACCGCCTTCGCACGGCCACCCGCACCCTTGGTCGCCAATCCGCCCAAAATCGCGACTCCCGTGTCCGCCAGAACGGCTCCCAACGGGCCGAGAACGAACGCCAGGCCGGCGATGTAGGGCATCGTGAACGAGACCCGCAGGCCCCGTCTGGAGAGCTGGACCGGAAGAAACTCGGCAAGCAGCGCCAAGCCGCAGAAGAGCGTGGCAAGGGACCTGTCCCCGCGCGGCATCCCGAAAGCAAGAAACACCGCAAACGGCGCGGCCACGCCCGCGACTCCAAGCAGCCAGAACAGAATCCTCGCCGGACGCACCATAGGGCGATTAGCGGCGGCCGCGCGATGGCGGCGGCGGATAGATCGATAATTTTCCGAGCGTCCTTCCCCTGTCGCTCAAACCCTTACCCCTTCCAGAGCCCCTCGAGGCCCTGGCAATTCGCACAGGCATTCTATCACAGATTGGGGAAAACGTGGGGAAAGCGGCTAACCGGCAACCAGCGAGAGGGTGGTGGTCCCCTTGAACCGCTCTTCGTACACAGGCTCGTTCGGCCTCTGCGTGACGACCACCGAGAATCCGCCTTCCGACTTCGCCGTTGCCCTGACGGTCCGACGCGTCTGGAGATCGAGGTCGAATTCGATCGTCGCCTTGAGGCGAAGCGGAATCTGCTTCAGCCCGGACTGCTCGGGTTTGGTGTCCATCAACTGGTTCACGAACTGGGCGAGATCGGTGTCCAGCGACAGGTCGGCATCGACGCGTTGGTAGCGCTTCCCCTCGACCTCGACCGGGCCCTTGTAGGTGTAGGTGTAGTCGAGGCGCTGAACCGCAAGCTGGCCGCCCTTCCCCGCGAGCGCTTGGGGCGAGTACCCCACGGTGCGCTTCCACGTGTCGCCGGGGTTGACCAGATCGTAGGGCAGCTTGGGAGAGAAGTCGAGCGAGCTGTCGATGGCGCCAAGGAAGAGCGCGAGGCGGTGGATCTCTCCGACGAACTGCTCGATCACGTCCTGGGGGGCTCCCTCGGGCCCAGTCTCCGCGCCAGGAGTCGCGGCCCGATCCAACGCTGCGGGCGGCGGCTTCTTGCCCGGATTGAGGTCCTTCAGCTCCAGCAGCTCGTTGATGGGAGAAAGCGTCGCGTCGAGCTTCATGTCCACCTTCTCCACCCGTTTGGTTTCGGGAGTGTTGAAGGTCTCGCCCTCGATCCAGGTCATCGTCGGACGCTCGTAATGCACCACCGCGATGCCGTCGGCCTTCATCTCGGTGACGGCGTACGTGAACTTGTACTGGATGCCCAGATCTTCGGGAATCCACGACAGGAGTCCCGGACCGCGGGACTCGACCTGGATCGCCGACTTGACGGCGTACTGTCCCTTCTCGCCTTTGGCAAAGACGCGGGAGAGGTCCACGGGCGCGGAAGGAAGCCCGACGAAGAGGAGAAGCGGGGCGAGTAGCATGGCTGTTTCTCTAGGACGCCTGAGAGGGGAGTCGGGATTCGGGAGCCGGGAATCGGAAAGATTGAAAAACGACAAAGGGCCCTCGAAGGGCCCTTTTGTCTCGCCGTCTGGCAGGAACTACTTCGTCGCCATGGCTTGCTTCACGATCGCGCGGAACGCGTCCATGTCGTGGATCGCCAACTCGCTGAGCACCTTGCGGTTTACCTGGATTCCATTTTGGGTCAGACCGTGAATGAACGCGCTGTAGCGGACATCGCAGGCGCGGCAGGCCGCCGTGATCCGGACAATCCAGAGCCGGCGAAAATCGCGCTTTCGGGCGCGTCGGTCGCGGAACGCGTACTGTCCCGATTTCATCCACTGTTCGTGGGCGCGTCGGAACACGTTCTTCTTCCTGCCCCAGTACCCGGTGGTTCTGGACAGGATCTTCTTGTGTCGTTTGTGGCGCATCAGGCCACGTTTGACTCGAGCCATCGTTTATCTCCTCGTTTTTCGGACCGGTTCCCAGTTCCCCGATCGGGGACGGTAGCGGTAGAGTGGCGGGCGGAGGCGACTCCGCGCCGACGGACTACAGGACGAGCAGGCGCCGAATGCGCTTGCGCTCGCCTTTGAACACCTCGGGCTCCTGCTCAAGGCGTCGCTTCTGGCTCGCGCTCTTGTGCAGGAACTGGTGGTTGTTGTGCGACTTCCGGCGAAGGATCTTTCCCGTTCCCGAGATTTTGAACCGCTTCGCCGCTGTCTTGTTTGTCTTCAGCTTTGGCATGCTTTTGCTTTCCTTGCGGCTTCGGCACCAGGATCATGATCATCAGCTTCCCGTCCAAGGTCGGTGGCCGCTCCACCGATGCGTACTCGGCGAGCGCGTCCGCCATCTTGGCCAGCTTCTGACGTCCGATTTCCGGGTGCGTCACCTCACGTGCCCGAAACTGGCACGTGACTTTGACCTTGTGTCCCTCCCCAAGAAACCGAATCGTGTTCTTCAGAAGAAACGCAAGATCGTGTTCCGCGATGCGCGGACTGATCTTTATACCCTTAACCTCGGCTTGCTTTTTCTTCGTTTCGCGGGCTTGCTTGCCGGTCAGGTACTTGTATTTGCCGTAATCGAGGATCTTGCAGACGGGTGGATTCGCGCTCGGCGAGACCATCACGAGGTCCAATCCTTGCTCCTTGGCCATCGAGAGCGCCTGCCTGCTTTGCAGAATTCCCAGTTGTTCTCCGTCTGAGCCGATCACTCGCACGTCTCGAAACCGCAGCACGCGCTCATTGACCGGGGGGCCCGGGTCCGGGCGGGCATCTCGCCTAAATCTTCTTATGTTCGTTCTCCTCGTTGCATTGTGGTTCAGCCAACCTGATCAGTATATCGTCGGCAGTTTGAACCTGTCAAACGACTAGACGCCTGGAGAGGCTACCGGTTCTGCCCGGGGCGCGCGGTATTCTCCCCTCGCATCCGGTGTGATTCAAGGGGATCGCGCGGCGCGGGGCTTTTTCAATGAGTTTTGAAGGTTGGTTGAGTACAAACAAGGTTTGTGTCGTCGGCGCGGGCACCATGGGCAGCGGAATCGCGGCTCACCTCGCGAATCTCGGCTTCGAGGTCACGCTCCTCGATGCGACCGCCGAGAGCGTTCAGGAGGCCTTCGCACGCGCCAAGGGCGCCCGCCCGCCGCACTTCTTCCTTCCCGAGACCGCCAACACCATTCGCCTGGGCAGCGTCCGCGACAACCTCGATTGGATCGCCGAAGCGGGCTGGGTCTGCGAAGCGATCATCGAAAAACTTGACGCCAAGCGCGCGTTGTTCGAGCAGATCGAGGCCGTTCTCCCCCCCGACTCGATGATCTCGACCAATACCAGCGGCCTCGAAATCGAGCTGCTCGCGGAGGGGCGCTCCGAGAGCTTTCGGCAGCGCTTCCTCGGCACGCACTTTTTCAACCCCCCGCGGTATCTCAAGCTTCTCGAACTCATTCCCACCCGGGAGACCGATTCCGATGCCATCGCTGCGATGACGGCTTTCCTCGAGGAGCGGGTGGCCCGTCGGGTGGTCCCGGCCAAGGACACGCCGGGCTTCATCGCCAACCGGTTCGGAATGTGGGCGATGATCCATGCGATCCACGTCGCGGAGAAGCTGCATCTGAGCATCGAGCAGGTGGACGCGATCACCGGGCCGTTCCTTGGGCGCCCCCGAAGCGCGAGCTTCCGGCTCAACGACCTCGTCGGACTCGACATCATGCAGGACATCGCCTCGAACCTCCAGGCGCGATGCCCGCACGACCCCCACATGGGCTCGCTCGACACCCCGCGCTCCATGGCAACCCTGTTGGAGCGGGGCTGGATCGGCGACAAGGCTGGTCAGGGCTACTATCGCCGCGAGGGCCGCGAGTTCGTCGCCCTCGATCTCGACACGCTCGCCTACCGGGAGCGCAAAGACGTCAAGTTCGAATCGCTCGACGCGTTGGCAAAACTCCCTCTGGGCGAGCGCGTCGCCGCGGCGCTCCAGCTCAAAGATGAGGCCGGCGAGTTTCTCCGGGGACACCTTGTTCCGGTCGTTGCCTACGCCGACTACCTGAAGGAGGAGATCTCCCACTCGGTTCAGGATTTCGACCGCGTGATGATGTGGGGCTTTGGCTGGGAAGCGGGCCCCTTCGCCATGGCGGAC contains:
- a CDS encoding HD-GYP domain-containing protein, producing the protein MVRPARILFWLLGVAGVAAPFAVFLAFGMPRGDRSLATLFCGLALLAEFLPVQLSRRGLRVSFTMPYIAGLAFVLGPLGAVLADTGVAILGGLATKGAGGRAKAVWISFNASVAALSCTLAGLAFEELRAGAVTDAQVALAAAGFACVYVLANFLLVTVADRAVHPRRRFDALWSDARTAVQSLVLYALFAVTVTVLAAMNLGFYAALTLVPVWALRTAFAMRSRLYSHYYETITALTLMLQRAHPYTHGHLERVAEMAEDVALRLGLSTTRARMVREAAVLHDIGKIAVNEQILDLPRRLTDTEFDHVKRHSEFGAEILAQVPQFQPMVPWIRHHHERLDGRGYPARLTEEEIPIESKIICVVDAFDAMVGTEGAAGQRSYREPMTQAEALAELKRCAGSQFDPQVVRAFEQVAGGFA
- the rplT gene encoding 50S ribosomal protein L20; its protein translation is MARVKRGLMRHKRHKKILSRTTGYWGRKKNVFRRAHEQWMKSGQYAFRDRRARKRDFRRLWIVRITAACRACDVRYSAFIHGLTQNGIQVNRKVLSELAIHDMDAFRAIVKQAMATK
- the infC gene encoding translation initiation factor IF-3, which encodes MLRFRDVRVIGSDGEQLGILQSRQALSMAKEQGLDLVMVSPSANPPVCKILDYGKYKYLTGKQARETKKKQAEVKGIKISPRIAEHDLAFLLKNTIRFLGEGHKVKVTCQFRAREVTHPEIGRQKLAKMADALAEYASVERPPTLDGKLMIMILVPKPQGKQKHAKAEDKQDSGEAVQNLGNGKDPSPEVAQQPPVPAQEREPEATP
- a CDS encoding 3-hydroxyacyl-CoA dehydrogenase/enoyl-CoA hydratase family protein, with translation MSTNKVCVVGAGTMGSGIAAHLANLGFEVTLLDATAESVQEAFARAKGARPPHFFLPETANTIRLGSVRDNLDWIAEAGWVCEAIIEKLDAKRALFEQIEAVLPPDSMISTNTSGLEIELLAEGRSESFRQRFLGTHFFNPPRYLKLLELIPTRETDSDAIAAMTAFLEERVARRVVPAKDTPGFIANRFGMWAMIHAIHVAEKLHLSIEQVDAITGPFLGRPRSASFRLNDLVGLDIMQDIASNLQARCPHDPHMGSLDTPRSMATLLERGWIGDKAGQGYYRREGREFVALDLDTLAYRERKDVKFESLDALAKLPLGERVAAALQLKDEAGEFLRGHLVPVVAYADYLKEEISHSVQDFDRVMMWGFGWEAGPFAMADGIGHAALGLPEAPYYQNGTQRAFDGTYVSLPAEPQYRVLGDYPLVSQHEGFNVRDLGDGVSAIALTSKMGVLSPPLIRALLDHLRGGSIKRLVLGSEARSFSAGFDLKFVLASLEQPDAIRAALDDLQQLGATLQSIPSVAAIFGHCLGAGWEVAFSCSTVAASPEMQIGLPESRVGLFPAGRGTTLMRLRHQQSAKTLADAAMLLILGTTATNADQARKLGIMRATDVTVYHPDRLITEAKRLALEADVRPNPEWKMPEGPFSGMLDRLEDEARQRGDTTDHDSLIGAHIKQIFRAPTIEEALRLEREEFLDLCAKALTQQRIKHILETGKPLKN